From Crassaminicella indica, one genomic window encodes:
- a CDS encoding YeeE/YedE thiosulfate transporter family protein: MKPIVTWLKKPWPYWVGGILLGFINVMLLAVSGISWQITSGFLLWGVGILEWFGLEPLRWEYFDHFKYYYAPVISNDHVFINQYTILNMGVIVGSLIATLLASQFKWKKIKNKRQFIFALFGGIIMGYGTRLAFGCNIGAFFSGIPSFSLHAWFFGIFAIFGAWIGSKILIRFLL; encoded by the coding sequence ATGAAGCCCATTGTGACATGGCTAAAAAAGCCTTGGCCTTATTGGGTAGGAGGAATTTTATTAGGATTTATAAATGTTATGCTGTTGGCTGTAAGTGGGATAAGCTGGCAGATTACTAGTGGTTTTTTACTGTGGGGTGTTGGGATTTTGGAGTGGTTTGGATTAGAACCACTGCGTTGGGAGTATTTTGATCATTTTAAATATTATTATGCTCCTGTGATTTCAAATGATCATGTATTTATTAATCAATACACAATTTTAAATATGGGTGTGATAGTAGGTTCTTTAATTGCAACGTTGTTAGCATCTCAATTTAAATGGAAAAAAATAAAGAATAAAAGACAATTTATCTTTGCTCTTTTTGGTGGAATCATAATGGGGTATGGTACAAGACTTGCGTTTGGGTGCAATATAGGTGCCTTTTTTAGTGGTATTCCATCTTTTTCTTTACATGCTTGGTTTTTTGGAATTTTTGCTATATTTGGGGCATGGATAGGAAGTAAAATTTTGATTAGATTTTTGCTATAA
- a CDS encoding sulfurtransferase TusA family protein — protein sequence MAVREIDCLCELCPVPLLKAMKELKTMEPGDVVIIRSDHSCVGINIKEWAVKNQYPVEIVEAEDGEWEIYIEKIKEK from the coding sequence ATGGCAGTAAGAGAAATTGATTGTTTATGTGAACTATGTCCTGTTCCTTTGCTGAAAGCCATGAAGGAGTTAAAAACAATGGAGCCGGGAGATGTTGTGATTATACGTTCTGATCATAGCTGCGTTGGAATTAATATAAAGGAATGGGCAGTAAAGAATCAATATCCAGTAGAAATAGTTGAAGCAGAAGATGGAGAATGGGAAATTTATATTGAAAAGATAAAAGAAAAATAG
- a CDS encoding YeeE/YedE thiosulfate transporter family protein produces MSNEMARLIERRNRTKKTKKTQIFLGIFFLFCAIILCAELWQKEYRLAVCWIFGIGIGVVLRYSRFCFASAFRDPFLTGNTRLLRGMLLAMMVSTIGFAVIQYNYIQKNTIEYDLIPGAVSSVGIHVIIGAFLFGVGMVIAGGCSSGVLMRIGEGHALQWIVLFGFLIGTVLGAKHYDFWYQHIIYNAKTIYFLEYFDFKIVVLVQLMVLFGLYVLAIWYENKYRKDI; encoded by the coding sequence TTGTCAAATGAAATGGCTAGGTTAATTGAAAGACGTAATAGAACAAAAAAGACTAAGAAAACTCAAATTTTTCTTGGAATATTTTTTCTATTTTGTGCAATAATTCTATGTGCAGAATTGTGGCAAAAGGAGTACAGATTAGCTGTATGTTGGATTTTTGGAATTGGCATCGGAGTTGTTCTTCGATATTCTCGATTTTGTTTTGCATCAGCATTTCGAGATCCATTTCTTACAGGCAATACAAGATTATTAAGAGGCATGCTGCTAGCAATGATGGTGAGTACTATTGGCTTTGCTGTAATTCAGTACAACTATATTCAAAAAAACACTATTGAGTATGATCTCATTCCAGGAGCTGTTAGTTCTGTAGGAATTCATGTGATTATAGGTGCTTTTTTATTTGGAGTGGGAATGGTCATTGCAGGGGGATGTAGTTCAGGTGTATTGATGCGAATTGGTGAAGGACATGCACTACAATGGATTGTTCTTTTTGGTTTTTTGATTGGAACTGTTTTAGGAGCAAAGCATTATGACTTTTGGTATCAGCACATCATTTATAATGCAAAGACTATTTATTTCCTTGAATATTTTGATTTTAAAATTGTTGTGCTTGTACAACTAATGGTATTATTTGGCTTGTACGTACTGGCAATTTGGTATGAAAATAAATATAGAAAAGATATATAA
- a CDS encoding DegV family protein, with translation MTIKIITDSTSYIPENLKKEYDISTVSLSIIFEDEVFKEVNISNDRFYEKLEKSKKIPTSSQPTVDEFYKVFEKNVKENNDIVGIFISSDMSGTYSTAGLAKNMILEKYPKAKIEIIDSRSNSMQLGYAVLAAAKAAKEGKSLQEVVEAVKKNIKRSRFIFIPDTLEYLKKGGRIGTAKALIGSIFQIKPILTVTDGKTNVFSKVRTKKRALEKMIDIFLENIKSCGLGDVIVHHINCEEEAKKFAKKIEEKIGKAVFICSIGPVIGTHVGPGSIGIVYYTKEEL, from the coding sequence ATGACTATTAAAATAATTACTGATAGTACATCTTATATTCCAGAAAATTTAAAAAAGGAATATGATATTTCGACAGTTTCATTGAGTATTATTTTTGAAGATGAGGTATTTAAAGAAGTGAATATTAGTAATGATAGATTTTATGAAAAATTAGAAAAAAGTAAAAAAATACCAACTTCATCTCAGCCTACTGTAGATGAATTTTATAAAGTATTTGAAAAAAATGTAAAAGAAAATAATGATATTGTGGGAATATTCATTTCTTCTGATATGAGTGGTACTTATTCCACTGCTGGACTAGCAAAGAATATGATTCTTGAGAAATATCCTAAAGCAAAAATTGAAATTATAGATTCTAGATCAAATAGTATGCAGCTTGGATATGCTGTGCTTGCAGCAGCAAAGGCAGCAAAAGAAGGTAAGTCTCTTCAAGAGGTTGTAGAAGCAGTGAAGAAAAATATAAAAAGAAGTAGATTTATTTTTATACCAGATACGTTGGAGTATTTAAAAAAAGGTGGCAGGATAGGGACTGCCAAAGCGCTAATAGGATCTATTTTTCAAATTAAGCCTATTCTTACTGTAACAGATGGGAAAACTAATGTTTTTAGTAAAGTGAGGACAAAAAAACGCGCATTAGAAAAAATGATAGATATATTTTTAGAAAATATTAAAAGCTGTGGATTAGGTGATGTAATTGTCCATCATATTAATTGTGAGGAAGAAGCAAAAAAATTTGCTAAAAAGATCGAAGAAAAAATTGGAAAAGCTGTGTTTATATGTTCTATTGGACCTGTGATAGGTACACATGTTGGACCGGGTTCAATAGGAATAGTATATTATACAAAAGAAGAATTATAA
- a CDS encoding glycogen/starch/alpha-glucan phosphorylase has protein sequence MFDRKKFKESIERILKIDFGKLLDQAKDYEKYYAVSKAIMEFIVDDWSMTEKAYENGKQAYYLSAEFLMGRALGNNLINLGVYEDVKEILNEMKIDINRIEEIEEDAGLGNGGLGRLAACFMDSCATMNLPVTGYGIRYSHGIFKQKFVNGFQVEEGDNWLKYGDPWSLRRYDEAVVVEFADCSVRAVPYDTPIIGYGTKNINKLRLWKAEPIKDFDFDLFNDQEYDEAVKEKNRAEDISRVLYPNDSKNEGKILRLKQQYFFVSASLKDMIRSFKEKFENDFEKFHEYHAIQLNDTHPVVAIPELMRILIDEEGLSWEKAWNITVNTFSYTNHTILAEALEQWWSGFYKEILPRIYEIIEEIDRRFVIELKEKGYTDEKINRVRIIDDEMIKMAHLAIHGSHTTNGVAKLHTEILINQELKDFYELYPNRFQNKTNGITPRRWLKLCNKELSSMITELLGIDEWVTKLTMLKELEKYLDDEVVLKRLLEIKQKKKEALAEYIQKYEGIAINPDSIFDIQIKRLHEYKRQLLNAFHILDLYYRLKENPKMDIVPRTFIFGAKAAPGYFRAKGIIKFINEIAKLVNNDSEINHKIKVVFVQNYRVSYAEKLFPAADISEQISTAGKEASGTGNMKFMLNGTPTLGTFDGANVEIVAEAGEENNFIFGARVEEIEKIKETYDPKEYYEKVSGLKRVVDTLIDGTFDDGRTGMFEEIYNSLLMGASWHRPDNYFLLRDFDDYREAHKRVDKAYRDRLGWAKKALMNIANAGKFSSDRTIEEYAKEIWNIAPKRI, from the coding sequence ATGTTTGATAGAAAAAAGTTTAAAGAAAGCATAGAAAGAATTCTTAAAATAGATTTTGGAAAATTATTAGATCAAGCTAAGGACTATGAAAAGTATTATGCAGTTTCAAAAGCTATCATGGAATTCATTGTTGATGATTGGAGTATGACAGAAAAAGCATATGAAAATGGAAAGCAAGCATATTATTTGTCAGCAGAATTTTTAATGGGAAGGGCATTGGGAAATAATTTAATAAATTTAGGTGTCTATGAAGATGTAAAAGAAATCCTAAATGAAATGAAGATAGATATAAATCGAATTGAAGAAATAGAAGAAGATGCAGGACTTGGAAATGGAGGACTTGGAAGACTGGCTGCATGCTTTATGGACTCCTGTGCAACTATGAATTTACCTGTAACTGGTTACGGAATAAGATATAGTCATGGAATTTTTAAACAAAAGTTTGTTAATGGATTTCAAGTTGAAGAAGGAGATAATTGGTTAAAATATGGAGACCCGTGGTCTTTAAGACGATATGATGAGGCAGTAGTAGTTGAATTTGCTGATTGTTCTGTTAGAGCTGTTCCTTATGATACGCCAATTATAGGATATGGTACAAAAAATATCAATAAGCTTCGACTATGGAAAGCTGAACCTATAAAAGATTTTGATTTTGATTTGTTTAATGATCAGGAATACGATGAAGCTGTAAAGGAAAAGAATCGAGCAGAGGATATATCAAGAGTCCTTTATCCTAATGATTCTAAAAATGAAGGGAAAATATTAAGATTAAAGCAGCAGTATTTCTTTGTTTCAGCATCATTAAAAGATATGATTAGAAGCTTTAAAGAGAAATTTGAAAATGATTTTGAAAAATTTCATGAGTATCATGCTATACAATTAAATGATACACATCCTGTTGTAGCTATTCCAGAGCTTATGAGAATATTAATAGATGAAGAAGGATTAAGCTGGGAAAAAGCTTGGAATATTACAGTAAATACTTTTTCATATACAAATCACACCATATTAGCAGAAGCTTTAGAGCAGTGGTGGAGTGGGTTTTATAAAGAAATTTTACCAAGAATTTATGAAATCATTGAAGAAATTGATAGAAGATTTGTGATAGAGCTAAAGGAAAAAGGATATACAGATGAAAAAATAAATCGTGTGAGAATTATTGATGATGAAATGATAAAAATGGCTCATTTAGCAATACACGGAAGCCATACGACGAATGGGGTTGCAAAGCTTCACACAGAAATATTAATAAATCAGGAATTAAAAGACTTCTATGAGCTTTATCCAAACAGATTTCAAAATAAGACGAATGGTATTACACCAAGAAGATGGTTAAAGCTTTGCAATAAAGAACTATCATCAATGATTACAGAACTGCTTGGTATAGATGAATGGGTTACAAAGCTAACTATGCTAAAGGAGCTTGAAAAGTATTTAGATGATGAAGTGGTTTTAAAAAGGCTTTTAGAGATAAAACAGAAAAAGAAAGAAGCATTAGCAGAATATATTCAGAAATATGAAGGGATTGCTATAAATCCAGATTCAATATTTGACATTCAAATCAAAAGACTTCATGAATATAAGAGACAATTATTGAATGCTTTTCATATATTAGATTTATATTATAGATTAAAAGAAAATCCAAAGATGGATATAGTTCCTAGAACTTTTATCTTTGGAGCTAAGGCAGCACCAGGTTATTTTAGAGCAAAGGGGATTATAAAGTTTATAAATGAAATAGCAAAGCTTGTGAACAATGACTCTGAAATAAACCATAAAATAAAGGTTGTATTTGTACAGAATTATAGAGTATCTTATGCAGAAAAATTATTTCCTGCAGCTGATATTTCTGAGCAAATATCTACAGCAGGAAAGGAAGCATCAGGGACAGGAAATATGAAATTTATGCTTAATGGAACACCTACACTAGGTACCTTTGATGGAGCAAATGTGGAAATCGTTGCTGAAGCAGGAGAAGAGAATAATTTTATATTTGGTGCGAGGGTAGAAGAAATAGAAAAAATTAAGGAAACTTATGATCCAAAAGAATACTATGAAAAAGTATCAGGACTAAAAAGAGTGGTAGATACGTTGATAGATGGAACCTTTGATGATGGTAGAACGGGTATGTTTGAGGAAATTTATAATTCATTGCTTATGGGAGCAAGCTGGCATAGACCAGATAATTACTTTTTATTAAGAGATTTTGATGATTATAGAGAAGCACATAAAAGAGTTGATAAAGCTTATAGAGATAGATTAGGATGGGCGAAAAAAGCTTTGATGAATATAGCGAATGCAGGAAAATTTAGTAGTGATCGAACTATTGAAGAATATGCAAAAGAAATTTGGAATATAGCTCCTAAAAGGATATAA
- the malQ gene encoding 4-alpha-glucanotransferase codes for MITRSSGILMHITSLPSPYGIGTFGKEAYAFIDFLVKAGQKYWQLLPLGSTGYGDSPYQSFSAFAGNPYFIDLEFLEEDGLIKKEDYSHLDFGSDREKVDYEKIFNEKMPVLRKAFENGKQKYNEEVKNFREENKDWIDDYALYMAVKAEFNLKPWQEWDEDIKLRKEEALEHYKEILKDEIDYWVFLQFLFFKQWIDLKQYANKKGINIIGDIPIYVAEDSADTWANSEIFLLDEEKKAIKVAGCPPDAFSEIGQLWGNPIYRWDYLEETGYKWWINRIRGSMKLYDVLRIDHFRGFESFWEVDYGEKTAVNGKWVKGPGIKLFNAIKEALGDIDIIAEDLGFLTKDVVDFREATGYPGMKVLQFAFDTREESDYLPHNYDKNCVVYTGTHDNDTVCGWFENTKKSDVDFAIKYLNLNEEEGYNWGFIRGAWSSVGILAVAQLQDFLGLGSEARMNIPSTIGGNWQWRVKKELLTDELARKIYDITKLYGR; via the coding sequence ATGATTACAAGAAGCAGTGGTATATTAATGCATATTACATCTTTACCTAGTCCATATGGAATTGGGACATTTGGAAAAGAGGCATATGCATTTATAGATTTTTTAGTGAAGGCTGGACAAAAATATTGGCAGTTATTACCGTTAGGTTCTACTGGATATGGTGATTCTCCATATCAATCATTTTCAGCTTTTGCAGGGAATCCATATTTTATAGATCTTGAATTTTTAGAAGAGGATGGATTAATTAAAAAAGAGGATTATAGTCATTTAGATTTTGGGAGCGATAGAGAAAAGGTAGATTATGAGAAAATATTTAATGAAAAAATGCCTGTTTTAAGAAAAGCTTTTGAAAATGGAAAACAAAAATATAATGAAGAAGTGAAAAACTTCAGAGAGGAAAATAAAGATTGGATTGATGATTATGCATTATATATGGCTGTAAAAGCTGAATTTAATTTAAAGCCGTGGCAAGAGTGGGATGAAGATATTAAGTTAAGAAAAGAAGAAGCTTTAGAGCATTATAAAGAAATATTAAAAGATGAAATAGATTATTGGGTGTTTTTGCAGTTTTTATTTTTTAAACAGTGGATTGACTTAAAGCAGTATGCAAATAAAAAAGGGATAAATATTATAGGAGATATACCTATTTATGTAGCGGAGGACAGCGCAGATACATGGGCAAATAGTGAAATATTTTTATTAGATGAAGAAAAGAAAGCTATTAAGGTTGCAGGATGTCCTCCAGATGCTTTTTCTGAAATTGGACAACTATGGGGAAATCCAATATATAGGTGGGATTATTTAGAAGAAACAGGCTATAAGTGGTGGATTAATAGGATAAGAGGAAGTATGAAATTATATGATGTTTTAAGAATAGATCATTTTAGAGGCTTTGAATCTTTTTGGGAGGTTGATTATGGAGAGAAAACAGCTGTGAATGGGAAATGGGTAAAAGGGCCAGGAATTAAGCTTTTTAATGCAATTAAAGAAGCATTAGGAGATATTGATATTATTGCAGAAGACTTAGGATTTTTAACAAAAGATGTGGTAGATTTTAGAGAAGCAACTGGATATCCTGGTATGAAGGTGCTGCAATTTGCATTTGATACGAGGGAAGAGAGTGACTATTTGCCTCATAATTATGATAAAAATTGTGTAGTATATACGGGAACTCATGATAATGATACAGTTTGTGGTTGGTTTGAAAATACGAAAAAAAGTGATGTGGATTTTGCAATTAAATATTTAAATTTAAATGAAGAAGAAGGCTATAACTGGGGATTTATAAGGGGGGCATGGAGTTCTGTAGGGATTTTGGCAGTAGCACAGCTGCAGGATTTTTTAGGTTTAGGCAGTGAAGCAAGAATGAACATTCCATCAACAATAGGTGGCAATTGGCAGTGGCGAGTGAAAAAAGAACTTTTAACAGATGAACTGGCTAGAAAGATTTATGATATTACAAAGCTATATGGAAGGTAG